The following coding sequences are from one Anser cygnoides isolate HZ-2024a breed goose chromosome 10, Taihu_goose_T2T_genome, whole genome shotgun sequence window:
- the LOC106045042 gene encoding SRSF protein kinase 3-like isoform X1 has translation MEVRVQEEVPAAQRTGGHHPVREGEVFNMRYQALRELGCGAFATVWLCQDTRKKKNVAVKVLKSREGFAEAAQDEVSLLRCVSSMKRKDRAGENIVCLLDDFRMIGENGFHTCLVFEALGPSLRCLMCNYAAQGLPLPFVKKSLQQVLAGLHFLHRRCRIIHADLKPENVLLCVRDKGLQRLLSDAADCGQRKDLRLKGTGGDPGNQLEDSDLMSIEVKIADLGSACWTYKPFSREIQTQPYRALEVLLGLDYGTPADIWSTGCLAFEMATGECLFDPQPGKYFSRDDDHVARIIELLGRIPPRIAFSWNKSTKFFSRPGALLRISRLSPCSLHTVLVDRYKWRQHEAAPLTSFLLSALRYAPEHRATAAQCLQHAWLRSPPAAPGGLPPAPGRPAPLRQPLGSPPR, from the exons ATGGAGGTGCGGGTGCAGGAGGAGGTGCCGGCGGCGCAGCGCACAG GAGGCCACCACCCGGTGCGGGAAGGAGAGGTGTTCAACATGCGATACCAGGCTCTGCGCGAGCTGGGCTGCGGGGCCTTTGCCACCGTCTGGCTGTGCCAGGACACGAG GAAGAAGAAGAACGTAGCTGTGAAGGTCCTGAAGAGCAGGGAGGGCTTTGCTGAGGCTGCCCAGGACGAGGTCTCTCTCCTCCGATGC GTGAGCAGCATGAAGAGGAAGGACCGGGCAGGAGAAAACATTGTCTGTTTGTTAGATGACTTCAGAATGATCGGAGAGAACGGCTTTCATA CGTGCTTGGTATTTGAGGCCCTGGGTCCTTCCCTGCGATGTCTGATGTGTAACTATGCAGCTCAGGGACTGCCTTTGCCTTTCGTGAAAAAATCTTTACAGCAG gtgctggcagggctgcacTTCCTGCACAGGCGCTGCCGGATCATCCATGCAGACCTCAAACCCGAGAACGTGCTGCTGTGCGTCCGTGACAAAGGGCTCCAAAGGCTGCTCTCCGACGCTGCCGACTGTGGACAGAGAAAGGATTTGAGGTTGAAGGGAACAG GAGGTGATCCTGGCAATCAACTGGAAGATTCTGATTTAATGAGCATAGAAGTGAAAATTGCAGATCTGGGCAGCGCGTGCTGGACG taCAAGCCTTTTTCCAGGGAGATTCAGACGCAGCCGTACCGTGCCCTGGAAGTGCTGCTCGGATTAGACTACGGCACCCCTGCGGACATCTGGAGCACGGGCTGCCTG GCATTTGAAATGGCAACAGGGGAGTGTCTGTTTGATCCTCAACCCGGGAAATATTTCTCCAGAGATGATG aTCATGTTGCTCGTATTATTGAACTCCTGGGAAGAATCCCTCCCCGCATTGCTTTCTCCTGGAACAAGTCAACAAAGTTTTTCAGCAGGCCAG GCGCTCTCCTGCGGATCTCCAGGCtctccccctgcagcctccacACCGTGCTGGTGGACAGGTACAAGTGGAGACAGCACGAGGCCGCCCCCTTGACCAGCTTCCTCCTGTCAGCGCTGCGGTACGCCCCCGAGCACCGCGCCACGGCCGCGCAGTGCCTGCAGCACGCCTGGCTCCGCTCCCCGCCAGCGGCCCCGGgcggcctccccccggccccgggccgccctgccccgctgcgGCAGCCGCTCGGGAGCCCCCCGAGGTGA
- the LOC106045042 gene encoding SRSF protein kinase 3-like isoform X2: MEVRVQEEVPAAQRTGGHHPVREGEVFNMRYQALRELGCGAFATVWLCQDTRKKKNVAVKVLKSREGFAEAAQDEVSLLRCVSSMKRKDRAGENIVCLLDDFRMIGENGFHILLLGAMLGQQSLGLRWRATGWCKTRVLAGLHFLHRRCRIIHADLKPENVLLCVRDKGLQRLLSDAADCGQRKDLRLKGTGGDPGNQLEDSDLMSIEVKIADLGSACWTYKPFSREIQTQPYRALEVLLGLDYGTPADIWSTGCLAFEMATGECLFDPQPGKYFSRDDDHVARIIELLGRIPPRIAFSWNKSTKFFSRPGALLRISRLSPCSLHTVLVDRYKWRQHEAAPLTSFLLSALRYAPEHRATAAQCLQHAWLRSPPAAPGGLPPAPGRPAPLRQPLGSPPR; the protein is encoded by the exons ATGGAGGTGCGGGTGCAGGAGGAGGTGCCGGCGGCGCAGCGCACAG GAGGCCACCACCCGGTGCGGGAAGGAGAGGTGTTCAACATGCGATACCAGGCTCTGCGCGAGCTGGGCTGCGGGGCCTTTGCCACCGTCTGGCTGTGCCAGGACACGAG GAAGAAGAAGAACGTAGCTGTGAAGGTCCTGAAGAGCAGGGAGGGCTTTGCTGAGGCTGCCCAGGACGAGGTCTCTCTCCTCCGATGC GTGAGCAGCATGAAGAGGAAGGACCGGGCAGGAGAAAACATTGTCTGTTTGTTAGATGACTTCAGAATGATCGGAGAGAACGGCTTTCATATCCTTCTGCTGGGAGCGATGCTGGGTCAGCAAAGCTTGGGCTTGCGCTGGAGAGCCACAGGATGGTGTAAAACCAGG gtgctggcagggctgcacTTCCTGCACAGGCGCTGCCGGATCATCCATGCAGACCTCAAACCCGAGAACGTGCTGCTGTGCGTCCGTGACAAAGGGCTCCAAAGGCTGCTCTCCGACGCTGCCGACTGTGGACAGAGAAAGGATTTGAGGTTGAAGGGAACAG GAGGTGATCCTGGCAATCAACTGGAAGATTCTGATTTAATGAGCATAGAAGTGAAAATTGCAGATCTGGGCAGCGCGTGCTGGACG taCAAGCCTTTTTCCAGGGAGATTCAGACGCAGCCGTACCGTGCCCTGGAAGTGCTGCTCGGATTAGACTACGGCACCCCTGCGGACATCTGGAGCACGGGCTGCCTG GCATTTGAAATGGCAACAGGGGAGTGTCTGTTTGATCCTCAACCCGGGAAATATTTCTCCAGAGATGATG aTCATGTTGCTCGTATTATTGAACTCCTGGGAAGAATCCCTCCCCGCATTGCTTTCTCCTGGAACAAGTCAACAAAGTTTTTCAGCAGGCCAG GCGCTCTCCTGCGGATCTCCAGGCtctccccctgcagcctccacACCGTGCTGGTGGACAGGTACAAGTGGAGACAGCACGAGGCCGCCCCCTTGACCAGCTTCCTCCTGTCAGCGCTGCGGTACGCCCCCGAGCACCGCGCCACGGCCGCGCAGTGCCTGCAGCACGCCTGGCTCCGCTCCCCGCCAGCGGCCCCGGgcggcctccccccggccccgggccgccctgccccgctgcgGCAGCCGCTCGGGAGCCCCCCGAGGTGA
- the LOC106045042 gene encoding SRSF protein kinase 3-like isoform X3 — MEVRVQEEVPAAQRTGGHHPVREGEVFNMRYQALRELGCGAFATVWLCQDTRKKKNVAVKVLKSREGFAEAAQDEVSLLRCVSSMKRKDRAGENIVCLLDDFRMIGENGFHTCLVFEALGPSLRCLMCNYAAQGLPLPFVKKSLQQVLAGLHFLHRRCRIIHADLKPENVLLCVRDKGLQRLLSDAADCGQRKDLRLKGTGGDPGNQLEDSDLMSIEVKIADLGSACWTYKPFSREIQTQPYRALEVLLGLDYGTPADIWSTGCLAFEMATGECLFDPQPGKYFSRDDDHVARIIELLGRIPPRIAFSWNKSTKFFSRPAKYPRRGRLQTLVWEDDF, encoded by the exons ATGGAGGTGCGGGTGCAGGAGGAGGTGCCGGCGGCGCAGCGCACAG GAGGCCACCACCCGGTGCGGGAAGGAGAGGTGTTCAACATGCGATACCAGGCTCTGCGCGAGCTGGGCTGCGGGGCCTTTGCCACCGTCTGGCTGTGCCAGGACACGAG GAAGAAGAAGAACGTAGCTGTGAAGGTCCTGAAGAGCAGGGAGGGCTTTGCTGAGGCTGCCCAGGACGAGGTCTCTCTCCTCCGATGC GTGAGCAGCATGAAGAGGAAGGACCGGGCAGGAGAAAACATTGTCTGTTTGTTAGATGACTTCAGAATGATCGGAGAGAACGGCTTTCATA CGTGCTTGGTATTTGAGGCCCTGGGTCCTTCCCTGCGATGTCTGATGTGTAACTATGCAGCTCAGGGACTGCCTTTGCCTTTCGTGAAAAAATCTTTACAGCAG gtgctggcagggctgcacTTCCTGCACAGGCGCTGCCGGATCATCCATGCAGACCTCAAACCCGAGAACGTGCTGCTGTGCGTCCGTGACAAAGGGCTCCAAAGGCTGCTCTCCGACGCTGCCGACTGTGGACAGAGAAAGGATTTGAGGTTGAAGGGAACAG GAGGTGATCCTGGCAATCAACTGGAAGATTCTGATTTAATGAGCATAGAAGTGAAAATTGCAGATCTGGGCAGCGCGTGCTGGACG taCAAGCCTTTTTCCAGGGAGATTCAGACGCAGCCGTACCGTGCCCTGGAAGTGCTGCTCGGATTAGACTACGGCACCCCTGCGGACATCTGGAGCACGGGCTGCCTG GCATTTGAAATGGCAACAGGGGAGTGTCTGTTTGATCCTCAACCCGGGAAATATTTCTCCAGAGATGATG aTCATGTTGCTCGTATTATTGAACTCCTGGGAAGAATCCCTCCCCGCATTGCTTTCTCCTGGAACAAGTCAACAAAGTTTTTCAGCAGGCCAG CTAAATACCCGAGAAGGGGGAGGCTCCAGACATTAGTTTGGGAAGATGATTTCTGA